A single Vicia villosa cultivar HV-30 ecotype Madison, WI unplaced genomic scaffold, Vvil1.0 ctg.000364F_1_1, whole genome shotgun sequence DNA region contains:
- the LOC131627492 gene encoding reticulon-like protein B1, whose product MADESGSTVTAASGGDSLLEKITEKLHFDESSSDSDSDSHSESVKPVASSVKDKVFRLFGREKPVHSVLGGGKSADVFLWKNKKISAGALGVATAIWVFFELLEYHFLTLICHSSILVLALLFLWSNAHTFIHKTPPHIPVVHIPEEPFLEFAAVLRIEINRGFSALRDIGSGRDLKKFLGVVVSLWILSKLGNSANFLTLFYIIFVLLHTVPFFYDKFEDKVDPLAEKAFIEIKKQYAVFDEKVLSKALSKIPSSLKGKLA is encoded by the exons ATGGCTGACGAATCCGGAAGCACCGTGACGGCAGCGAGTGGCGGCGATTCATTGCTTGAAAAGATCACCGAGAAGCTTCACTTTGACGAATCATCCTCCGATTCCGACTCCGATTCTCATTCCGAATCTGTTAAACCGGTTGCTTCATCTGTTAAGGACAAGGTTTTTCGCCTCTTTGGAAGGGAGAAGCCCGTTCATTCCGTTCTCGGCGGCGGAAAGT CTGCTGATGTCTTCTTATGGAAGAACAAGAAGATATCTGCTGGTGCACTCGGTGTAGCAACTGCTATTTGGGTGTTTTTTGAGCTGCTTGAGTATCACTTTCTTACCCTCATCTGTCACAGTTCGATTTTGGTTCTTGCGCTGTTGTTCTTGTGGTCCAATGCTCATACAtttattcacaa GACTCCACCTCACATCCCGGTAGTTCATATTCCTGAGGAACCATTTCTGGAGTTTGCAGCTGTATTGAGAATTGAAATTAACAGAGGATTTTCTGCCTTGCGTGATATTGGTTCTGGAAGAGATTTGAAGAAATTCCTCGGT GTTGTTGTTAGCTTGTGGATTCTATCAAAATTGGGAAACTCGGCCAATTTCTTGACCTTGTTCTACATAA TCTTTGTTCTGTTGCACACGGTTCCTTTCTTTTATGATAAGTTTGAGGACAAGGTAGACCCTCTGGCCGAAAAGGCGTTCATCGAGATTAAAAAGCAGTATGCAGTGTTTGATGAAAAGGTCTTGAGTAAGGCCTTGAGTAAGATCCCAAGTTCATTGAAAGGCAAGTTAGCTTAG